The following are encoded together in the Streptomyces flavofungini genome:
- a CDS encoding amidohydrolase family protein, which yields MPEAEAGRAEAERVTAFWERLGLPGLVDVHTHFMPERVLSKVWDYFDAVGPLTGVRWPITYRHDEERRLAVLRGFGVRAFTSMLYPHKAGMAEWLNGWAAEFAARTPDCLHTATLFPEPDAERYVREAVEAGARVFKSHVQVGAYDPNDALLDPAWGLLAEAGIPVVMHCGSGPAPGKHTGPEPVGRLLARHPRLPLVVAHMGMPEYADFLDLAERYEGVRLDTTMAFTDFSEATTPFPREEFGRLADLGLGGRILLGTDFPNIPYGYVHQLDALERLGLGDDWLRAVCHGNGARLFGLR from the coding sequence CTGCCTGAGGCGGAGGCCGGGCGGGCCGAGGCCGAGCGGGTCACCGCGTTCTGGGAGCGGCTGGGGCTCCCGGGACTCGTCGACGTACACACGCACTTCATGCCGGAGCGGGTCCTCAGCAAGGTGTGGGACTACTTCGACGCGGTCGGGCCGCTCACGGGCGTGCGGTGGCCGATCACGTACCGGCACGACGAGGAGCGGCGGCTCGCGGTGCTGCGCGGGTTCGGGGTGCGGGCGTTCACGTCGATGCTGTACCCGCACAAGGCGGGCATGGCGGAGTGGCTCAACGGCTGGGCCGCGGAGTTCGCCGCGCGGACGCCGGACTGTCTGCACACGGCGACGCTGTTCCCGGAGCCGGACGCCGAGCGCTATGTGCGCGAGGCCGTCGAGGCCGGGGCGCGGGTGTTCAAGTCGCATGTGCAGGTGGGGGCGTACGACCCGAACGACGCGCTGCTCGACCCGGCGTGGGGGCTGCTCGCGGAGGCCGGGATCCCGGTGGTGATGCACTGCGGCTCGGGCCCCGCGCCCGGCAAGCACACCGGGCCCGAGCCGGTGGGGCGGCTGCTCGCGCGGCATCCGCGGCTGCCGCTCGTGGTGGCGCACATGGGGATGCCGGAGTACGCGGACTTCCTGGACCTGGCCGAGCGGTACGAGGGGGTGCGGCTCGACACGACGATGGCGTTCACGGACTTCAGCGAGGCGACGACGCCGTTCCCGCGCGAGGAGTTCGGGCGGCTCGCGGACCTCGGGCTCGGCGGGAGGATCCTGCTCGGGACGGACTTCCCCAACATCCCCTACGGGTACGTCCACCAGCTCGACGCGCTGGAGCGGCTCGGGCTCGGCGACGACTGGCTGCGGGCGGTGTGCCACGGGAACGGGGCGAGGCTGTTCGGGCTGCGGTGA
- a CDS encoding response regulator transcription factor, with translation MTTTSPQGRTELLRPDGSRVRVLVVDDEVSLTELLSMALRYEGWEIRSAGDGAGAVRAARSFRPDVVVLDMMLPDMDGLAVLGRLRRELPDVPVLFLTAKDAVQDRIAGLTAGGDDYVTKPFSLEEVVARLRGLIRRSGASGRRGESVLAVGDLTLDEDSHEVTRGGDSIHLTATEFELLRYLMRNPRRVLSKAQILDRVWSYDFGGQANVVELYISYLRRKIDAGREPMIHTRRGAGYLIKPAVLAA, from the coding sequence ATGACCACGACCTCGCCCCAGGGGCGTACCGAACTGCTCAGGCCGGACGGGAGCCGCGTCCGCGTACTCGTCGTGGACGACGAGGTGTCGCTCACCGAACTGCTCTCCATGGCGCTGCGCTACGAGGGCTGGGAGATCCGCAGCGCCGGGGACGGCGCCGGTGCGGTGCGGGCCGCGCGGAGCTTCCGGCCGGACGTCGTCGTGCTCGACATGATGCTGCCGGACATGGACGGCCTCGCCGTGCTCGGGCGGCTGCGCCGGGAGCTGCCCGACGTGCCGGTCCTCTTCCTGACGGCGAAGGACGCCGTCCAGGACCGGATCGCCGGGCTCACCGCCGGTGGCGACGACTACGTGACCAAGCCGTTCAGCCTCGAAGAGGTCGTCGCGCGCCTGCGCGGGCTCATCCGGCGCTCCGGCGCGTCCGGCCGGCGCGGTGAGTCCGTGCTCGCCGTGGGCGACCTGACCCTCGACGAGGACAGCCACGAGGTGACGCGCGGCGGCGACTCCATCCACCTCACCGCCACCGAGTTCGAGCTGCTGCGCTACCTCATGCGCAATCCGCGGCGCGTGCTCAGCAAGGCGCAGATCCTCGACCGGGTGTGGAGCTACGACTTCGGGGGGCAGGCCAACGTCGTCGAGCTGTACATCTCGTATCTGCGCCGGAAGATCGACGCCGGACGGGAGCCGATGATCCACACGCGGCGGGGCGCCGGGTATCTGATCAAGCCCGCCGTTCTGGCGGCGTGA